GCCGATGTTCCGCCGTGCGCGCGCCGGCATCTCCTACCTGCCGCAGGAGGCGTCGGTGTTCCGCAAGCTCACGGTGGAGCAGAACCTGCTGGCCGTGCTGGAGACCAGGCGCGGCCTGACGCGCAGCGCCCGGCGGCAGCGCTGCGACGAGATTCTGGATGAGCTGGGGCTGGAGGATCTTCGCCGGCAGCGCGCCTATACGCTCTCCGGCGGCGAGCGGCGCCGCACCGAGATCGGTCGCGCGCTGGCGATGCGGCCGAGCTTCCTGCTGCTCGACGAGCCGTTCGCCGGCATCGACCCGATCGCCGTCCAGGACATCAAGGGCATCGTCGGCCGTCTTGCGGAAACCGGCATCGGGGTGCTGATCACCGACCACAACGTTCGCGACACGCTGGAGATAACGCAGCGCAGCTACATTCTCCGCGCCGGTGAGATCATGGTCAGCGGCACGCGCGGCGAGCTGCTCGACAATCAGCTCGCCCGGCAGCTCTACCTGGGGCGCGACTTCCGCATGTAGCAGGCGCAACGCGACGCCCGGTCCGGCCTGGGTCCGGCATGGCCCCTTGGTCTGGCCTCGGTTCTCGTTGACACAGGGGTGGACCGTCACCCACCATGAGAGGAGAGAGTCATGCTGTCGCAGCAGCCCGTCCTCCGCCAGGAACAGCGCCTCAAGATGACGCCCCAGCTCTACCAGTCGATTCGCATCATGGCGATGCCGGTGCAGGAGCTGCAGGCTACCATTCAGCAGGAACTGGAACGCAATCCGGCGCTGGAGGTGATGGAAGACAACTCTACCACGTCGCTGGAAACCGAGCCCGCGGTCGGCGCCGAGGAGAGCGTGTTCGCCGAGTCCTCCGATCCGGGGTACCTGAACGGCAGCCACGGCGCCGAGGCGGACGCCAAGCGCCAGTTCATCGAGGGCGCCCTGACGCGACCGGAGACGCTGCAGGAGCATCTGCTGTGGCAACTCCGCCTGCAGCCGCTCGCCGGGCCGGAGTTCGATCTCGGCGAGATGCTGATCCGCAACCTGGACGACAACGGCTTCACGCTGGAGGAGCCCGACACCCTGGCCGAGGACGTGCCGCCGGAGCGCCTCGCCAAGGTTACCGCGATGATCCAGGCGTTCGATCCGCCCGGCTGCTGTACGCGCGACTACACCGACTCGCTGCTGGCGCAGATTCGCGTGCATCCGCGGGCGCTGCCGGGCAGCGCCGAGCTGGTGCGCAGCCACATGGAGCTGGCCGAACGCGGCAAGACCGCGGACATCGCGCGGGCCATGGCGATTCCGGAGCAGACGGTACACGACCTCCTGGCATTCGTACGCGAGCTCGATCCGATCCCGGGCCGCAACTTCAGCGCCGAGCAGGTGCGCTACGTGAGCCCGGACGTGATCGTGAAACAGGTCGACGGCGAACTCGCGCTGGCGCTCAACGACCAGCAGATGCCGGTGCTCGGCGTGAGTCCGTTTTTCGAGCAACTGAGCCGCGACAGCCGTGACAGCCGCGACGGGGAGCTGAAGAAGTTCGTCAACCACAATCTGCAGGATGCGCGCTGGTTCATGCGCAGTATCGACGAACGCAACCGCTCGCTGCTGAAAGTCACGCGGGCGGTGGTCGACGCGCAGCGCGAATTCTTCCGGCGCGGCGCCAAGTACCTGGTGCCGCTGACACTGAAGGACGTGGCCGCCGACGTCGGCGTGCACGAGGCGACGGTGTCGCGGTTGGCCAACGGCAAGCACATCCAGACCGAGCTCGGTATTTTCGCACTGCGCTACTTCTTCAGCAATTCGATTTCCGGCGCGGGATCGAAGGGATCGCGCTTTTCCAAGACCGCGGTCAAGGAGATGCTGCGCGAGATCATCGAGAGTGCGGCGGTGGCCGGCGGCCATGGTGCGGCGGCGAAACCGCCGTCGGACAGCCGGCTCGCCGAATTGCTGGCGGAGAAGGGAGTGCGCATTGCACGGCGTACGGTGGCAAAGTATCGCAAGGAGCTGAACATCGACAGCTCGTATCGCCGCGCCTGACCACAACAACAAGGAGTATCTGCACATGCAACTGGACATCAAGGCGATCCATTTTTCACTCAACGAAGTGCAGCGAGAGCACATCGACCGCCGCATGGAGCGTTTCTCGTACGCGCGCGAATACCTGGTCGACCTGGGACTGACGCTGACCCGTGAGGGCAGCCAGTATCACGTCGACGCGTCGCTGCACTTCCGCTGGGGTGCGACCAACCACCTCAAGGTGAGCGGCTACGACCTGCTGGAGGCGTTCGACCGGTTGATGGACAAGATTCAGCACAAGGTCAGCAAGGAGAAGGAAAAGGTCACGCGCAGCTCTCACGGTGCCCCCCGCCGCGCCGTGTCACGCGGCTGAAGCCGCACCCGAATCGTACCGGGCATGCCTGGCAAGGTGGTGACCGTTCTCAGCCTGCTTCAGCTCGAACTGAAGGAGCATGAAGCGCTGCAGCTTACCTGTGTCGGCGCGCGCGGCGGCCTCACCGCGGAGTTGCGCGTTCCCGAGTTGAACCGGCCCGGCCTGGCGCTCGGCGGGTTCTTCGACAGCTTCGCGTTTCAGCGTGTCCAGGTGTTCGGACGGGGAGAGAGCGCCTACCTGCGCAAGCTGGCCGAGGAACGTGCCACCGAGTCGCTCGAGCGGATGGTTGCCTACGACATCCCGTGCAGCGTGTTCACCCACGGCATCGATCCCACCGCGGACTTTCTGCGCCTGTCGGAGGCGGCCGGTCGCGCCGTGCTGCGCACGCCGTTGACGACGGCGGAATTCACCGCCCGCGTGGAACGTATTCTGGCCATGATGTTTGCGCCCTCCGAGCGCGTGCACGGGGTCAT
The Spirochaetaceae bacterium genome window above contains:
- the lptB gene encoding LPS export ABC transporter ATP-binding protein yields the protein MVAAGATLAVQGLTKRYGRKYAARDVTFSMGSGEVVGLLGPNGAGKTTVFYLIVGFIRPTAGRIYLTGEEITRLPMFRRARAGISYLPQEASVFRKLTVEQNLLAVLETRRGLTRSARRQRCDEILDELGLEDLRRQRAYTLSGGERRRTEIGRALAMRPSFLLLDEPFAGIDPIAVQDIKGIVGRLAETGIGVLITDHNVRDTLEITQRSYILRAGEIMVSGTRGELLDNQLARQLYLGRDFRM
- the rpoN gene encoding RNA polymerase factor sigma-54 — encoded protein: MLSQQPVLRQEQRLKMTPQLYQSIRIMAMPVQELQATIQQELERNPALEVMEDNSTTSLETEPAVGAEESVFAESSDPGYLNGSHGAEADAKRQFIEGALTRPETLQEHLLWQLRLQPLAGPEFDLGEMLIRNLDDNGFTLEEPDTLAEDVPPERLAKVTAMIQAFDPPGCCTRDYTDSLLAQIRVHPRALPGSAELVRSHMELAERGKTADIARAMAIPEQTVHDLLAFVRELDPIPGRNFSAEQVRYVSPDVIVKQVDGELALALNDQQMPVLGVSPFFEQLSRDSRDSRDGELKKFVNHNLQDARWFMRSIDERNRSLLKVTRAVVDAQREFFRRGAKYLVPLTLKDVAADVGVHEATVSRLANGKHIQTELGIFALRYFFSNSISGAGSKGSRFSKTAVKEMLREIIESAAVAGGHGAAAKPPSDSRLAELLAEKGVRIARRTVAKYRKELNIDSSYRRA
- a CDS encoding HPF/RaiA family ribosome-associated protein; its protein translation is MQLDIKAIHFSLNEVQREHIDRRMERFSYAREYLVDLGLTLTREGSQYHVDASLHFRWGATNHLKVSGYDLLEAFDRLMDKIQHKVSKEKEKVTRSSHGAPRRAVSRG